One window from the genome of Microbulbifer pacificus encodes:
- a CDS encoding DUF4124 domain-containing protein, translating to MRNFIASLVLGMGLMTSVQADGIYKWVDEDGVVHFGSQPPKKEQVEVVKAPKSDRLKQWQQEQNALEAQRQLATAADINSEKAPEPQTEQEQQPEQADSSAAEMVARAQRCRSAQARLQELQSRPRVREVDANGNYRVLPEEERQQRIQQAKSILQNNC from the coding sequence ATGCGCAACTTCATCGCCTCCCTGGTACTCGGTATGGGATTGATGACATCGGTCCAGGCAGACGGCATCTACAAATGGGTCGATGAAGACGGCGTGGTGCATTTTGGTTCTCAACCGCCAAAGAAAGAGCAGGTTGAAGTCGTAAAGGCGCCGAAATCCGACCGCCTCAAACAGTGGCAGCAGGAGCAGAATGCCCTGGAGGCACAACGCCAGTTGGCCACAGCCGCCGACATCAATTCGGAAAAGGCGCCGGAGCCTCAAACAGAACAAGAACAGCAGCCCGAACAGGCCGACAGCAGCGCCGCGGAAATGGTCGCTCGCGCGCAGCGTTGCCGAAGTGCCCAGGCGCGACTGCAGGAACTCCAGTCCAGACCGCGTGTGCGCGAAGTGGATGCCAACGGCAACTACCGGGTACTGCCGGAAGAGGAGCGCCAGCAACGTATCCAGCAGGCCAAAAGCATATTGCAGAACAACTGCTGA
- a CDS encoding efflux RND transporter periplasmic adaptor subunit — protein sequence MSLVRQLFSRRMLWMLLGCLVVFGGIFGFKFFGLYMMNQFMDNMSLPPATVTTTRVAQQRWQTRLSAVGSLRAVNGVNVTTQAQGEVKAIYFESGQSVDKGAVLAELTAAPETAQIEVLEAERRLAERDYKRISELYKKGVATLRELDQAQATLDQVLASLSVQRATIRERTITAPFSGQLGIRQVDLGQNVSPGDAVVSLQQLHPIFVDFSLSERDFSRVREGQGIELTAAAIPGQVFSGRITAIDSEIDPRNRTFLLQATLENAERKLRPGMFADVAVKVEKFRDVLVVPRTSISFAPYGNAVFVIRKAKIETSGKPVQKSPMGEVAPPEWVAVKRFVKTGEERGDLIEIVEGVEAGEQVATSGLLKLRNDGGVIINNENPPPDQLAPKPDNS from the coding sequence ATGTCACTGGTAAGGCAGCTGTTTAGCCGGCGCATGTTGTGGATGCTGCTGGGCTGCCTTGTTGTGTTCGGCGGTATCTTCGGCTTCAAGTTTTTTGGCCTGTACATGATGAACCAGTTTATGGACAACATGTCGCTGCCGCCCGCCACCGTCACCACCACCCGTGTCGCACAGCAGCGTTGGCAGACCCGTCTGAGTGCCGTTGGCAGCCTGCGTGCAGTTAATGGCGTCAATGTCACTACCCAGGCTCAGGGGGAGGTTAAAGCCATCTACTTTGAATCCGGCCAGTCCGTCGACAAGGGCGCTGTGCTGGCCGAGCTGACCGCCGCACCGGAAACCGCTCAAATTGAGGTGCTGGAAGCCGAGCGCCGGCTGGCGGAGCGAGACTACAAGCGGATTTCCGAACTGTATAAAAAAGGCGTTGCCACACTGCGCGAACTGGACCAGGCCCAGGCGACTCTCGATCAGGTGCTTGCCTCTCTGAGCGTGCAGCGCGCCACTATCCGCGAGCGTACCATTACCGCACCATTTTCCGGGCAGCTGGGTATTCGCCAGGTGGATCTTGGGCAGAATGTGTCCCCCGGGGATGCGGTGGTGTCCCTTCAACAGCTCCATCCCATCTTTGTGGATTTCTCCCTGTCCGAACGGGATTTTTCCCGGGTGCGGGAGGGGCAGGGTATTGAACTCACTGCCGCGGCCATTCCCGGACAGGTCTTCTCGGGGCGTATTACCGCCATTGATTCGGAAATTGATCCCCGTAACCGCACCTTCCTGCTGCAGGCCACGCTGGAAAATGCGGAGCGTAAATTGCGTCCCGGCATGTTTGCGGATGTCGCGGTGAAAGTGGAAAAGTTTCGCGATGTGCTGGTGGTGCCCCGGACCTCCATCAGCTTTGCCCCCTATGGCAATGCGGTGTTCGTGATTCGCAAGGCAAAAATAGAGACATCGGGCAAGCCTGTGCAGAAAAGTCCGATGGGGGAAGTCGCGCCTCCTGAGTGGGTGGCAGTCAAGCGCTTCGTCAAGACCGGTGAGGAGCGCGGCGATCTGATTGAAATCGTCGAAGGTGTCGAAGCCGGCGAGCAAGTGGCAACAAGTGGCTTGCTGAAACTGCGCAATGACGGCGGAGTTATTATCAACAACGAGAACCCCCCGCCAGATCAGTTGGCGCCAAAACCTGACAATAGTTAG
- a CDS encoding efflux RND transporter permease subunit gives MNFTDIFIRKPVLACVVSLFIFLLGLRSTSELNVRQYPELENAVITVSTVYVGADADLVQGFITTPLEQEIASADGLDYIVSTSIQGISVIQAYVRLDYDPNEVLTQVVAKVNKLRNELPLESEDSTVDLAVGETIAAMYLSFSSEILDNNQITDYITRVVQPKLSTVPGVQRAQLLGNRTFAMRIWLKPAEMAAQGVTAGDITSALRQNNVLAAVGRTKGTRVAMDIRADTDIASEHAFRKLVVRADGDQLVRLEDVAEVELGSESYDTSVTFNGRSATFVAVEVAPDANALDVIADVRDKLHGEIFPQLPEGMLGEIPYDSTEYIQDSINEVIKTIAEAVLIVIVVIYLFLGSLRSVIIPAVAVPLSMVGALFLMLLMGFSINLLTLLAMVLAIGIVVDDAIIVLENVHRHIEEGMTPQDAALKGARELAWPIVAMTTTLIAVYLPIGFLGGLTGTLFVEFAFSLAGAVLLSGVVALTLSPMMAAKVLKAEDGERGNCFEAWLERRLRRLEEGYRRRLHRALDERLVILVFGLIVLASCYFLFITSPSELEPKEDRGFVLGIASGDSFATLDYMEQYTGEINRVRDRHPEVENLFLLNGVGGAGNSSNSAIAGFVLSSWNKRNKSTHEMQEVINGEVSQIAGLKIATFVPPSLPTAGGTLPVEFVIGTTEPISTLASFSDEIMGRALASKRFIFLDADLKLDKPRLTVVIDRDKAASIGVDMADLARELGSMMSGGYTNRFSLDNRSYKVIPQVVRTERLTGDQLKQYYIRAGDGSMVPLSTLVRIEESVEPQQLKRFQQLNAVTISGVPRPGVPLGEALGILESAAREVLPREYSTDYSGQSRQFKNEGSDLLVTFFFALVVIYLVLAAQFESWRDPLIMLVTVPMSVCGAMIFVSLGLTTLNIYTQVGLVTLIGVISKHGILIVEFANQLQLQGRSKREAIEEASSIRLRPILMTTASLVLAMVPLLIAAGPGGGARFAMGLVVASGMTIGTVFTLFVVPAMYLLLGRDYAGGSAREARVEDHAAGMGGPPASE, from the coding sequence GTGAATTTTACCGATATCTTCATTCGCAAACCGGTACTGGCCTGTGTTGTAAGCCTGTTTATTTTCCTGCTGGGGTTGCGCTCTACCTCTGAACTCAATGTACGCCAATATCCTGAACTGGAAAACGCGGTTATCACCGTGAGCACGGTGTATGTGGGGGCGGATGCAGATTTGGTCCAGGGGTTTATCACTACGCCGCTGGAGCAGGAAATTGCCAGCGCCGACGGCCTCGACTACATCGTCTCCACCAGTATTCAAGGTATTTCCGTAATACAGGCTTATGTGCGCCTGGACTATGACCCCAATGAAGTGCTCACTCAGGTGGTTGCCAAGGTCAATAAACTGCGTAACGAGCTGCCGCTGGAGTCCGAGGATTCCACGGTGGATCTGGCGGTGGGAGAAACCATTGCCGCCATGTACCTGTCTTTTTCTTCGGAAATTCTCGATAACAACCAGATTACCGATTACATCACCCGCGTGGTGCAACCGAAGTTATCCACCGTGCCCGGAGTGCAGCGGGCGCAGTTGTTGGGCAACCGTACTTTCGCGATGCGTATATGGCTGAAACCGGCGGAGATGGCGGCACAGGGGGTTACGGCCGGGGATATCACAAGTGCGCTGCGGCAGAACAATGTACTGGCCGCGGTAGGTCGTACCAAGGGTACCCGGGTGGCTATGGATATTCGGGCGGATACGGATATCGCCTCCGAGCACGCCTTTCGCAAGCTGGTGGTGCGTGCCGATGGCGATCAGCTGGTGCGCCTGGAAGATGTGGCGGAAGTCGAACTGGGGTCTGAGTCGTACGACACGTCGGTTACGTTCAATGGGCGGTCGGCAACCTTTGTGGCGGTGGAGGTGGCGCCTGACGCGAATGCGCTGGATGTGATTGCGGATGTGCGCGACAAGCTGCACGGTGAAATCTTCCCGCAACTGCCGGAGGGCATGTTGGGGGAAATTCCTTACGACAGCACCGAGTATATTCAGGATTCCATAAACGAGGTGATAAAAACCATCGCCGAGGCGGTGCTGATTGTCATTGTGGTTATCTATCTGTTTCTCGGTTCTCTGCGCAGTGTGATTATCCCGGCGGTGGCTGTTCCGCTGTCGATGGTCGGTGCTCTGTTTCTGATGTTACTGATGGGATTTTCCATCAACCTGCTCACACTGCTCGCCATGGTGCTTGCCATCGGTATCGTGGTAGACGATGCGATCATTGTGCTGGAAAACGTGCACCGGCATATCGAGGAGGGAATGACACCACAGGATGCGGCCTTGAAAGGCGCGCGAGAGCTGGCCTGGCCCATTGTTGCCATGACGACCACGTTGATTGCGGTGTACCTGCCGATCGGGTTTCTTGGTGGCCTCACCGGAACGCTGTTTGTGGAGTTTGCCTTCTCGCTGGCGGGGGCCGTTCTGCTCTCCGGGGTGGTGGCGCTGACCTTGTCGCCGATGATGGCGGCGAAAGTACTGAAGGCAGAGGACGGTGAGCGTGGCAATTGCTTTGAAGCCTGGCTTGAACGCCGACTGCGGCGTTTGGAAGAGGGTTACCGGCGCCGCCTGCATCGCGCTCTGGATGAGCGACTGGTTATCCTGGTATTCGGACTGATTGTTCTGGCGAGCTGTTATTTTCTATTCATTACATCGCCCAGTGAACTGGAGCCGAAAGAGGATCGCGGATTTGTTCTGGGGATCGCCAGTGGCGACTCCTTCGCCACTCTGGATTATATGGAGCAGTACACCGGCGAAATCAACCGTGTGCGGGACCGACATCCGGAAGTGGAAAACCTGTTTCTGCTGAACGGCGTGGGTGGCGCGGGCAACAGTTCTAACAGTGCCATTGCCGGGTTTGTGCTGTCTTCCTGGAACAAACGCAATAAAAGCACCCATGAAATGCAGGAGGTGATCAATGGTGAAGTCTCGCAGATCGCGGGTCTCAAAATCGCCACCTTTGTCCCCCCTAGCCTGCCCACCGCGGGCGGTACCCTGCCGGTGGAATTCGTGATCGGCACTACCGAGCCGATCTCTACGCTCGCGAGTTTTTCGGACGAAATAATGGGGCGTGCGCTTGCCAGCAAGCGATTTATTTTTCTCGATGCGGACCTGAAACTCGACAAGCCGAGGTTGACGGTGGTGATAGACCGTGACAAAGCCGCGTCCATCGGTGTGGACATGGCAGATCTGGCGCGTGAGCTGGGGTCGATGATGTCTGGGGGGTATACCAACCGCTTTTCACTAGACAATCGCAGCTACAAGGTGATTCCACAGGTGGTGCGTACTGAGCGGCTTACCGGCGATCAATTAAAGCAGTACTACATTCGCGCCGGTGACGGCAGCATGGTGCCATTATCCACCCTGGTGCGTATTGAAGAGAGCGTGGAACCCCAGCAGTTAAAACGTTTTCAGCAGCTGAACGCGGTGACCATTTCCGGCGTACCGCGTCCCGGTGTGCCGCTCGGAGAGGCTCTGGGTATCCTCGAAAGCGCGGCCCGGGAAGTCCTGCCGCGAGAATATTCCACGGACTATTCCGGTCAGTCGCGCCAGTTCAAAAATGAGGGCTCCGATCTGCTGGTGACCTTTTTCTTTGCGCTGGTTGTGATCTACCTGGTACTGGCGGCTCAGTTTGAATCCTGGCGCGACCCGCTGATCATGCTGGTTACGGTGCCCATGAGCGTGTGTGGCGCAATGATTTTTGTCAGCCTGGGGCTGACGACCCTGAATATCTATACGCAGGTAGGCCTGGTGACGCTTATTGGCGTTATTTCCAAACACGGAATTCTGATTGTGGAATTCGCCAACCAGCTGCAGTTACAGGGCAGGAGCAAGCGTGAGGCCATTGAAGAAGCCTCCAGTATCCGCTTGCGCCCCATCCTCATGACGACAGCTTCTCTGGTGCTGGCCATGGTGCCGCTGTTGATTGCGGCCGGACCCGGTGGCGGGGCGCGCTTCGCCATGGGGCTGGTGGTGGCTTCGGGGATGACGATCGGCACGGTATTTACTCTGTTCGTTGTACCGGCGATGTATTTGTTGCTGGGGCGGGACTATGCGGGGGGATCGGCGCGGGAAGCGCGTGTGGAGGATCATGCGGCGGGCATGGGCGGCCCGCCGGCATCCGAGTAA
- a CDS encoding acetolactate synthase 3 large subunit has product MELLSGGDMLVRALQDEGVDLIFGYPGGSALHIYDAIFRQKGIKHVLVRHEQGATHAADGYARATGKTGVVLVTSGPGATNAITGIATAYMDSIPMVVISGQVPSDKIGEDAFQETDMVGCSRPIVKHSFLVKNAGDIPEVVKKAFYIASTGRPGPVVIDIPKDVTNPVDRFPYQYPEKLRMRSYTPAGKGHTGQIRKAVALLLSARRPVIYAGGGVVQGDGSDLLTELAQYLNFPVTNTLMGLGAYPGTDKRFLGMLGMHGTFEANTAMHHADVILAVGARFDDRVTNTPGKFCPGAKVIHIDVDPASISKTITADVPIVGTVQSVLREMLEMLKASKEMPDQSAIVDWWRQIDDWRERHGLYTAPRYRTDGDMIMPQEVIRAVHEITKGDAYVTSDVGQHQMFAAQYYLFDKPRRWINSGGLGTMGFGLPAALGVKMAFPDSEVVCVTGEGSIQMCIQELSTATQYHLPVKILCLNNQALGMVKQWQEMQYEGRLSNSVYEESLPDFIKLAEAYGHLGIKIEHRDELHGKLAEAFAMKDRTVFIDVYVDPSEHVYPMQVMPNGSMRDMWLSKTERT; this is encoded by the coding sequence GTGGAATTACTCTCCGGCGGCGATATGTTGGTTCGCGCGCTGCAGGATGAAGGGGTGGACCTGATATTTGGTTACCCCGGCGGTTCGGCACTGCATATTTACGACGCCATCTTCCGTCAGAAGGGCATCAAGCATGTGCTGGTACGCCATGAGCAGGGCGCCACGCACGCCGCGGACGGCTATGCCCGCGCTACCGGCAAGACCGGGGTTGTATTGGTAACCTCCGGCCCGGGGGCCACCAATGCCATCACTGGTATCGCCACAGCCTATATGGACTCCATTCCCATGGTGGTGATTTCCGGTCAGGTGCCGTCCGACAAGATTGGCGAGGATGCCTTCCAGGAAACCGATATGGTCGGCTGTTCGCGGCCGATCGTGAAGCACAGCTTCCTGGTGAAGAATGCGGGAGATATCCCTGAAGTCGTAAAAAAGGCGTTCTATATCGCTTCCACTGGCCGCCCCGGTCCGGTGGTGATTGATATCCCCAAAGATGTCACCAACCCGGTAGATCGTTTCCCGTATCAGTATCCGGAAAAGCTCCGCATGCGTTCCTACACCCCCGCGGGCAAGGGGCACACTGGCCAGATCCGCAAAGCGGTCGCTCTGCTGTTGTCTGCCCGTCGCCCGGTTATCTACGCCGGTGGTGGTGTGGTTCAGGGCGACGGTTCAGACCTGCTGACGGAGCTGGCCCAGTATCTGAATTTCCCGGTGACCAACACCCTGATGGGGCTCGGAGCCTATCCGGGTACCGACAAGCGCTTCCTCGGCATGCTTGGAATGCACGGTACCTTCGAGGCCAATACGGCCATGCATCATGCGGATGTGATCCTGGCGGTGGGCGCACGCTTTGATGACCGGGTTACCAACACCCCGGGCAAGTTCTGCCCCGGAGCCAAAGTTATTCATATCGACGTGGATCCGGCCTCCATTTCCAAAACCATCACTGCCGATGTGCCAATCGTGGGAACGGTGCAGTCGGTTTTGAGGGAAATGCTGGAAATGCTTAAAGCATCGAAAGAGATGCCGGACCAGTCAGCAATAGTCGATTGGTGGCGTCAGATCGATGACTGGCGAGAGCGTCATGGGCTGTATACCGCTCCCCGTTACCGCACAGATGGCGACATGATTATGCCGCAGGAAGTGATTCGCGCAGTGCACGAGATTACCAAAGGCGATGCCTACGTAACCTCTGACGTTGGTCAGCACCAGATGTTTGCCGCCCAGTATTATCTGTTCGACAAACCCCGCCGTTGGATCAACTCCGGTGGTCTGGGCACCATGGGCTTCGGCCTGCCGGCGGCGCTGGGCGTGAAAATGGCATTCCCGGATTCGGAAGTGGTGTGCGTGACCGGTGAAGGCAGTATCCAGATGTGTATCCAGGAGCTGTCAACCGCAACCCAGTATCACCTGCCGGTGAAGATCCTGTGCCTGAACAACCAGGCTCTCGGGATGGTGAAGCAGTGGCAGGAAATGCAGTACGAAGGTCGCCTCTCCAACAGCGTGTATGAGGAGTCTCTGCCGGACTTCATCAAGCTGGCGGAGGCCTACGGCCATCTGGGCATAAAGATCGAGCATCGCGATGAGTTGCACGGCAAACTGGCCGAGGCATTTGCGATGAAGGATCGTACCGTGTTTATCGACGTTTACGTCGATCCGTCCGAGCATGTCTACCCCATGCAGGTGATGCCGAATGGCTCCATGCGGGATATGTGGCTCAGCAAGACGGAACGGACGTAA
- the ilvC gene encoding ketol-acid reductoisomerase — protein MQVYYDKDCDLSLIKSKTVAIVGYGSQGHAHANNLKDSGVSNVVVGLRKGSASWAKAEKAGLRVAEVADAVKDADVVMILTPDEYQAAVYREQVEPNLKAGSALAFAHGFNIHFELIQPPKDVDVIMIAPKGPGHTVRSTYMEGGGVPTLIAVYQNASGNAKELALSYASANGGGRSGIIETNFREETETDLFGEQAVLCGGVSALVQAGFETLTEAGYAPEMAYFECLHELKLIVDLMYQGGIADMRYSISNTAEYGDYVTGPRIVTEETKAEMKRVLKDIQTGKFAKDFMLESLAGQPRLKAERRIGSEHQIEEVGAKLRAMMPWIKANKIIDKTEGNS, from the coding sequence ATGCAAGTTTATTACGATAAAGACTGTGACCTTTCTTTGATCAAGTCCAAAACCGTTGCCATCGTTGGCTACGGCTCTCAGGGCCACGCCCACGCCAACAACCTGAAAGACTCCGGTGTGAGCAATGTGGTTGTCGGTCTGCGCAAAGGTTCTGCATCCTGGGCCAAGGCTGAAAAAGCCGGTCTGCGTGTTGCTGAAGTGGCCGATGCGGTCAAAGATGCCGACGTGGTGATGATCCTGACTCCGGACGAATACCAGGCTGCGGTTTATCGCGAGCAGGTTGAGCCAAACCTGAAGGCCGGTTCCGCATTGGCATTTGCGCACGGTTTCAATATCCACTTCGAATTGATTCAGCCGCCGAAAGATGTGGACGTGATCATGATCGCGCCAAAAGGCCCCGGCCACACCGTGCGCTCCACCTACATGGAGGGGGGCGGCGTTCCGACCCTGATCGCGGTATATCAAAATGCATCCGGCAATGCGAAGGAACTGGCGCTGTCTTATGCATCTGCAAACGGTGGTGGTCGCTCCGGTATCATTGAAACCAATTTCCGCGAAGAGACGGAAACCGATCTGTTCGGTGAGCAGGCGGTGCTCTGTGGTGGTGTTTCTGCACTGGTACAGGCCGGTTTCGAAACCCTGACCGAAGCCGGTTACGCGCCGGAAATGGCCTACTTCGAGTGTCTGCACGAGCTGAAGCTGATTGTTGACCTGATGTATCAGGGTGGCATCGCGGATATGCGCTACTCTATCTCCAATACGGCGGAGTATGGCGACTATGTAACCGGCCCACGTATTGTGACCGAAGAAACCAAGGCGGAAATGAAGCGTGTTCTGAAGGATATTCAGACTGGTAAGTTCGCCAAAGACTTTATGCTGGAGTCCCTCGCAGGCCAGCCCCGCCTGAAAGCCGAGCGCCGCATCGGCAGTGAGCATCAGATCGAAGAGGTTGGTGCCAAGCTGCGTGCGATGATGCCCTGGATCAAGGCCAACAAGATTATCGACAAGACCGAAGGCAACAGCTGA
- the pssA gene encoding CDP-diacylglycerol--serine O-phosphatidyltransferase, producing the protein MSDKPEARGSAGSPAEEEIRLPVDEHIEEEVSASGKRVRAKGIYLLPNLITTGALFSGFYAIVAGMGGNFEAAAIAIFAAMILDGLDGRVARLTDTQSAFGVQYDSLSDMVSFGLAPALVVFSWGLGPLGKLGWAAAFLYAACAALRLARFNTQVDTVDKGVFIGLASPTAAAIVASMVWAGHDADVGTGLAVVAALVTVVAGMLMVSNFHYTSFKKLDFKGRVPFVMLLVIILVFSLVTIDPPRVLLVIAVIYTFSGPAMWALKALRERRRAQQEGAAGGVSPKSDDEPSS; encoded by the coding sequence ATGAGCGATAAACCGGAAGCTCGGGGATCAGCAGGCTCTCCTGCGGAAGAGGAGATCCGTCTTCCCGTCGATGAGCATATCGAGGAGGAAGTTTCAGCCAGCGGTAAGAGAGTGCGTGCGAAAGGCATTTACTTACTGCCGAATCTGATCACTACGGGTGCCCTGTTTAGTGGTTTCTATGCAATTGTCGCGGGGATGGGGGGTAACTTTGAAGCTGCCGCTATTGCCATTTTTGCGGCCATGATTCTGGATGGACTGGATGGACGGGTTGCCCGTCTGACAGACACCCAGAGCGCATTCGGCGTCCAGTACGACTCCCTTTCCGATATGGTTTCCTTCGGGTTGGCGCCGGCTCTGGTCGTGTTCAGCTGGGGGCTTGGCCCTCTCGGTAAGCTGGGTTGGGCGGCGGCCTTTCTGTATGCGGCGTGCGCGGCGCTGCGCCTTGCCCGCTTCAATACCCAGGTGGACACCGTCGACAAGGGGGTGTTTATCGGCCTTGCCAGCCCAACCGCAGCGGCTATTGTCGCCAGCATGGTGTGGGCGGGACACGACGCAGATGTTGGCACCGGTCTGGCCGTTGTGGCGGCACTGGTTACTGTGGTGGCGGGGATGCTTATGGTTTCCAATTTCCACTACACCAGTTTCAAAAAGCTCGATTTCAAGGGGCGCGTCCCCTTCGTCATGTTGTTGGTCATTATCCTTGTGTTCAGTCTGGTGACTATTGATCCCCCCAGGGTCCTGTTGGTGATCGCGGTTATCTATACCTTCTCCGGGCCGGCTATGTGGGCTTTGAAGGCGCTACGTGAGCGTCGCAGGGCTCAACAGGAGGGGGCTGCTGGAGGTGTGTCGCCGAAAAGTGATGATGAGCCAAGCAGCTGA
- the ilvN gene encoding acetolactate synthase small subunit yields MRRIISVLMENEPGALSRVVGLFSQRGYNIESLTVAPTEDATLSRLTLTTIGDDHKIEQITKNLNKLIDVVKLVDLTEGSHIERELLLVKVRATGAQRDEVKRSVDIFRGQIVDVTSNMYTVQVTGTSEKLDAFLQALGEHTIMEVVRTGVSGIARGEKVLSI; encoded by the coding sequence ATGCGCAGAATCATTTCAGTTCTGATGGAGAACGAACCCGGTGCGTTGTCGCGTGTGGTTGGCCTGTTTTCTCAGCGAGGCTACAACATTGAGAGTCTTACTGTAGCGCCTACCGAGGATGCGACCCTGTCGCGCCTGACGCTGACTACCATCGGGGATGACCACAAAATTGAACAGATCACCAAGAATCTGAACAAGCTGATCGATGTGGTGAAACTGGTGGACCTCACCGAGGGGTCACATATCGAGCGTGAGTTGCTGCTGGTCAAGGTGCGTGCAACCGGGGCCCAGCGGGATGAAGTCAAGCGCAGTGTGGACATCTTTCGTGGTCAGATTGTTGATGTCACCAGCAACATGTACACGGTACAGGTGACCGGTACCAGTGAGAAATTGGACGCTTTTTTACAGGCACTGGGGGAGCACACCATTATGGAGGTTGTGCGCACCGGTGTTTCGGGGATCGCCCGTGGTGAAAAGGTCCTCAGTATTTGA